GCGAAAGAAAATGCCAAGCTCGTCCTCGAAGATATGAGCTTGCATGTGGAAGAAGGAGAATTTGTGTCTTTTCTTGGCCCGAGCGGTTGCGGAAAAACAACACTTCTTTCTATTATTGCCGGACTATTAGACCCAATTGAAGGTATCGTATTTTTAGATGGTGAACCGATCACAACTAAGACCCCATCTATGGGCTATATGCTCCAGCAAGATTACTTGTTTCCGTGGAAAACAATTGAAGAAAATATTATGCTCGGACTTCACATTCGAAAAATTTATGATGAAAATACGAAAGAACATACATTAAAGCTTTTAAAGCAAGTCGGTTTGCATGATGTAGAACAGCAATATCCTCGCGAACTATCCGGTGGTATGCGCCAACGTGCTGCCCTCGTTCGAACGTTAGCGACAGATCCAAAAATCCTTTTGCTAGATGAACCATTTTCAGCTCTTGATTATCAAACGAAATTAAAACTTGAAGATCTTGTTTTTACGTTATTGCACAGTTATAAGAAAACTTCATTACTCGTTACGCATGATATTGAAGAAGCAATTGCGATGAGTGACCGTATTTATTTACTACAAGCGAACCCTGGTAAAATAGCAAAAACGTTCACTGTCCCAGAGAGTATCCGCTCCTTATCGCCATTAGAAGCACGACATCACCTAGATTTCCCAGCCCTTTTTCAAGAAATATGGAAGGAGCTGGAACGCCTTGGATAATATAAAACAACTACATGAACAGTTTCGAAAACAAGAAAGACAACGCGCATGGTTAGCTCGTTCTTTACAACTGTTACTGCTCGTTCTCTTCTTTTTATTATGGGAAATCTCTAGTAAAAAAGAGTGGATTGACCCTTTACTCTTTAGCTCTCCTTCAAGCATTTGGGAGCTCTTCCTTAATAAATGGAGTGATGGTTCACTTTGGATTCACATATGGACGACATTACTTGAAACAGGGATCGGCTTCATTCTCGGGACAGTACTTGGAGCTATTATCGCTACTATTCTTTGGTGGATACCACTTTTAGCCCGCGTACTTGACCCTTACCTTGTTGTACTAAATGCGATGCCGAAAGTTGCACTCGGTCCAATTATCATCGTTATTTTCGGCCCAAACATTTCATCTTCTATCGCAATGGGTGTCATCATTTCTATCATCATTACCATTCTCGTTATTTATAGCGCATTCCAAGAAGTCGACTCCAATTATATAAAAGTAATGAATACGTTTGGCGCAAATAAATGGCAATGTTATAAGCAAGTCATTCTCCCTTCATCCTTCCCAGCAATCATCTCAACGTTAAAAGTAAACGTTGGATTATCATGGGTAGGAGTTATTTTCGGAGAGCTCCTCGTTTCAAAACAAGGACTTGGCTATTTAATTAGCTATGGATTCCAAGTTTTTAATTTCACACTCGTCTTACTTAGCGTGCTACTTACATGTGTCCTTGCAACTCTTATGTATGTGTTTGTCGAAGGATTTGAAAAACTCCTTATCGGAAAACGAAAAAGAAGCTGATTCCAAATCATAATGCTGGATTCAGCTTCTTTCTTCTATTTATCACACATTTTTGTATCATTCGTTACAGCACCATTCGCAACCGTAACTGCATGGAAACAATCTTTTACACGCACCGTCACGACATTATCTTTTCGATCTATAATACGATAATCATTAAATTGTTTATTTAATGCACTGCGAATTTGCTCTCCTTCAAAAATCGGAACACCGTGAGACATTACCCAAATGAGACCAGCAATAGCAAGAATTGTTTTCATACGCTCTACTACCTCCTTGAGATTAAATTTTCACTTTATCGCCCCTACAATATGTGCTTTATAATTGTGTCTATTTTGTGACATTTTTATACTTATTCTATTTTAAAGTTTCAGTTCCTTCTTCTACGCGAAAAATAAACTTAATTTTCAGTCTTTTAAAATTGTTAGAGCAATATGATTTTCAAAAGAAAAAAGATACCTTTAACGATCAGTTTCATGACATCTTCATCTTTTTCTTAATACATAATAAAGACCGCAGAAAACTTAAAATCTCTGCGGTTTCTTATTCTTACTGCTTTACATTCCTCGAAATATCATATAACCCCGCCAACACTTCTGCCCTCATTTGTACAAGCTCAGGAAACTGATAGAAAAAAGCAATTTTTTTATATTTTAGTTCTGTTCCTTCTTTTACTTTTTTTGACTCTTGTAAAATAAAAGCTGTAAATGTATCTGCAATATCTTCTGCTACATTCGTGGTACCATATTCAGAAACAAACTGATCGTGCTTATCTTTAAAAAATTGAATTTGTGCTTCTTCATTTTCTTCCACTTTCTTTTCTTTCCACTCCTGCTCAATTTGTTTCCAGAAAGAGTTATAGAATTGATTAATATAAGAGCTCTCCTTCGCACATCCTTCTTGTAAGAAAAGAGCTTTACATTTATTTCGATATGATGAAATATCTTTATCCTTATCAAAAGCCTTTACATACTCTTCATTTACTGGTATTTGTTTATGTCCTAAAGTCAATACGTGAGCCGTCTCATGAATTAATGTTTTCATCGCTTCATCGATATTTACCGCGGAATCAAGTGTATCTAAGCTAAGTACCCATTCTTTTGGATTCTCCATGCTTGGCATAACATGAGCGACAATTCCGTCGTAACCATCTGTTATCATGTCAAAATCTTTTATATCATCACGATATTTAGCAGGAATAAGAGTGCTGTACATATCCCATAATGTTTCATGATATCCTCTGTCTTGACGTTGCTTTAGTACTTCTTCTTTCGCCTCTTTATCTTCGATGAAAGCTTTATTT
The DNA window shown above is from Bacillus clarus and carries:
- a CDS encoding ABC transporter ATP-binding protein, yielding MSFLQIRNVSHCFFAKENAKLVLEDMSLHVEEGEFVSFLGPSGCGKTTLLSIIAGLLDPIEGIVFLDGEPITTKTPSMGYMLQQDYLFPWKTIEENIMLGLHIRKIYDENTKEHTLKLLKQVGLHDVEQQYPRELSGGMRQRAALVRTLATDPKILLLDEPFSALDYQTKLKLEDLVFTLLHSYKKTSLLVTHDIEEAIAMSDRIYLLQANPGKIAKTFTVPESIRSLSPLEARHHLDFPALFQEIWKELERLG
- a CDS encoding ABC transporter permease, which codes for MDNIKQLHEQFRKQERQRAWLARSLQLLLLVLFFLLWEISSKKEWIDPLLFSSPSSIWELFLNKWSDGSLWIHIWTTLLETGIGFILGTVLGAIIATILWWIPLLARVLDPYLVVLNAMPKVALGPIIIVIFGPNISSSIAMGVIISIIITILVIYSAFQEVDSNYIKVMNTFGANKWQCYKQVILPSSFPAIISTLKVNVGLSWVGVIFGELLVSKQGLGYLISYGFQVFNFTLVLLSVLLTCVLATLMYVFVEGFEKLLIGKRKRS